From Toxotes jaculatrix isolate fToxJac2 chromosome 7, fToxJac2.pri, whole genome shotgun sequence:
AAATATCATTTGTATTATTCCTGTTGTAAATATGTGATTGCTGAacctattttctgtttttatctttagggTTTTCTTGGCATTATCAGAGCACCCCAAAGATCGTGGTACTATTGTAGCCCAAGGTGGAGGAAAGGTGAGTACTGTGTTTGGTATGACACTCCATGTCACAATTCAGTAAAAGAAACTAGTTCATGCATTCCACCACTGACTCACCTTTCAAAAacagaggggtggggggggggggggggggggattaaaatattttgtattgCTGTTACCCAGACAAACTGGTCTAGCAAACTATTGCAAACTATTACCGTCCCTACCCTCAGGCTTTGATACCACTTGCTCTGGAGGGTACAGATGCTGGAAAGGTGAAAGCCAGCCACGCCCTTGCCAAGATTGCAGCCATTTCAAACCCAGAAATTGCCTTCCCTGGTGAAAGGGTAAGACACACAGCAGTAACTGTTTTGTTGTGGCAATCCCTTTTGATATGATAGTGAGTATGAGTGGGAGTGGAATTTTAGGCCACCACATTATTTCTAAACCCTGACACTTTCGTTCACTTCACTTCAGTTcctgtttttgcatgtttttctctctgtctctttacatGCTGGAGGAGGATGCGGTTTCTGATAGCTGTGATAGTCTGTTGGTGgtttatattatcattattagttttattataaTTAATCTTGTTTGTTCATCCCTCTCAGTGTTCAGTATATTTATGCCATAATAGTGCAACAAAaggactttttaaaattttcaattcagctgtttcttttttggcaGGTGTATGAGGTGGTGCGGCCGTTAGTTAGCCtccttcacacagacagagatggaatGCAGAACTTTGAAGCTCTGAAAGGCCTGACCAACTTGGCTGGTTACAGTGAAAAACTAAGGTGACATCATTCACCATCACATGAGATTACGATCACTGAAACTCTCTTTTCTCAAAAGTAACTTCAATTCAGCTTTCAGGTCTTGTCTTATTGTGTTCTTTTCACCTCATCCTAtatccttcctctgttttataGAGTAAAGATTGTGAAAGAGAAAGCTCTGCCAGAGATTGAGAACTACATGTTTGAGGAGCACGACCAGATCAGACAGGCTGCCACTGAATGCATGTGCAACCTTGTGACATGTAAACAGGTGAGAGCAGACAAGTAGCTAAAAACCTCACATAATAACTGATGATACAAGTCAACACATGTAACCTGTGTGTAACTGTGCATGCTTTAGGTCCAAGATCGTTACCTGGAAGATGGCAATGATAAGATgaagctgctggtgctgctaTGTGGCGAGGATGACGACAATCTTCAGgtagcagcaggtggagctctGGCTATGCTCACTGCTTCTCAGAAGAAGCTCTGCACCAAATTGACCCGGGTGGTATGTACAACAGTGTTCACTTGGCTTTTTAGCATAAAATATTAATTGCAGCATCACATCAGAAATCACAAGTGAAATCCCCATGGTTAACGGTCCCGCAACGTATAACTGGAAGCCAAAATCTGTCCTTTAGATAAGTCCTAAATAGTTCGCTTTGGCATTcatacacataaacagacatagACAGTTTTCAAACTGTTCGCTTACCATTACAGCTGTGATTTAACAGTGCAGTGATTTAGTACTGTACTTCGATAAAGTTGTGAGAGTAACAGATTAGTGGACACAGTTAAATGGTCAAAGTGGTAACAGCAGTGATATCCTGACTTTCCTCACTAGTCAGTCTCCAAAAACAGTGGGTCAACTCCACAGCTGTTTCAAACAGTCCCAGTTTGCAAAGTGGGAAGTAGGAAATGTTTCAAGTCGAAACTATGGGGATGACATAAGCTTTGACATCAGTGGCAAAGCTTCTCCAGAGCCACACATGAAACATTTTACAAACAGATTTAACCTTTGCGGCTACAAAACTGATGGTCATGTGTAAAATGAGGAAAATCCCCTGAagataaaaattcatacacaaaTACTAATATACTTTAAGCCATAGACTCCACTGTTTAGAACCGCAGGTGTTTAAAAATATCCAAACTACCAAGTTTAAagcagaatgtgacatttttaattCATCATTCACACATTTTACAATGTCACCGTGGcactgactgagtgactgatcTTTCCCAACAGACCACCCAGTGGCTTGAGATCCTGCAGAGGTTATGTCTCCATATCAACCCTAACATCCAGCACCGTGGCCTTGTGATTGTCTACAACATGCTCAACTCAGATGACAGCGAGCTGGCCAAGAAGCTGATCGAGAGTGAGATGCTGGAAATCCTCTCAGTAATTGGCAAGGCGGAGGACAATCCCAAGAGGCAGGAGGTCATAGATGTGGCACGTGCATGCCTGGTCAAAGCTATGGATCTTGGTCTCATCAAACCCTTCACCAGCCCCTCTTAAAATACTGGCAAAAACCCAAACTACAGCAATGgacctttttctttatttccccTGTCAAATAgagactttttttaaaaaatctttttccaTAACAAAGGTATTAAAGGATTCATCAACCTGGTTCAAAATCTCTATTCTCTCACAATATAAATCAGAGGATTcttgtgttcttgttttttttttgttttgttttttacagaaACTGTTTGAAACTAGTGAGGAAGGATAAGTGCATATGGGCGGGGTTTCCCACCAATAAGCATCATTCTTTTTCTGagaataataaatgtatttatttacactgtaaCTGTGAGtgatttgtttacatgtgtttgtttttactgggTCCCTGCTGTATGGGATCTGTATTGCTAgatgaaaaaatgaatgaatgaaagccaAAATATGACCTAAACAACCCCTAAATGCTTCACTTTCCGTTTGGAATTCATTCACatgaacagacacaaacacaaagatggCTGGTGACAGAGAATCTTTCATGCATGAACTATTTATCTATCGTGGTGGGTTATTTTTATGATAGTGATTATATTTTCTTAAAGGTCACATTTACTTCCCTACAttatacacaaaaacagacataaacacaaagatgaACAGCGAGTGGCAAAGAAAGTCTCATGCACAAGCTCAAAGTTGaatcatctatctatctatctatctatctatctatctatctatctatctatctatctatctatctaggtGAATTGTATatataatgtttatatttaatagTAGTAATAATTATATTCCTTCCGCTTTCTTAAAGGTCATCCTTAAAAGGCCATTTACTACCTCAAAATAAGGCGCGATTGCTGATTGATTCCGCACttcagagaaacactgaatgagaaAACAACGAAAACCCACataatgtgatgaaatgaaatgtttcccGTGACCAAATGCAGAACAGAGACTGAAACTAGAAATAACGTGATACATAGAAAATACGTTTGatggtgatttttaaaaaaaagttgttctcACATCATCCCACATTGACTGCTGGAGACACATAACACATCATTCACTCTTCAGCttagagcctttttttttttttgtaatctcaGAAATGCATGTTAAGGTgtggcctaagtgtgagatcaTTTATATGcaattttattgtattattttttaacttgaCACATTTTGACCAGCTCATTATCCGCGAACTTCTGTTGCACTCACCGTGAACAGTCTGCGGTCTGTgatctctgctgcttcctccgGCGGAAGTCCTGCGAAGATTCTGACAGCGGGCAAGACCTCACAACGTCTGAGCGGAGAACGGGTCTTTTCAGGCAGGCTGCGTTTAATCCAAGATTACTTTATCAGTAATTGTATGGACAGACTTGTCCATCCGCTACATCGCTATACTGTACCGATACTAGGCAGTCGGCTGGTGACACACCTATACAACGCACATTCTGTGTAGAGAAGCCTCTGAAGAATCACCTGAGCGGGTGACGGGCAACTGGAAGGGAGGAAGGATTGGATGCAGACGATGAATCTGAGCCTGGACCTGAACCTGGACCTTGAACACGTTTTGTTTCGAAACCCGTTTCAAGGGTTGCAACTACTGTCACGGTATGTGTTCGTGTTAGGCGTGTCAATTGTGATAGTTAAGGGAGCATGGTGCAACTGAGATTGTGAGGGAGCTGGAGTGCGCGCGGTGACAGGGTTATTACTGCCATCCTCATCAGCTATTCTTGCAATAACCAACGTTTTATAGGCAGAATGAAAGTGTCAGGGGAGGTCATGTCTAAAAATATATTGGCATAATTATTTTAACAAACCGGTTTCCGGTGTGTTGGTATGTTGAAGGAGTCAGTTTGCTCCTATTAGCATTCCTTTGAATAGACTTAAAGTCAGCTAACCCTTTTCTCACCACTGCCAGTAAGCTAATGCTAATCCTTGCCAGTATGTGTATCATGCTAACGCTAAACTATGCTAATGAAATAGTTCGTATGGACTTATGTCTGTTTTACGGTTTTAAATTACTCACTAGTGTTTTTGTGGTTATGGTTTATTATAAttggttattattattgtggttATACAACTTCTCCTACAGCTGTGCCTGATACTAGTATCACTAAGGTTTGAGTAGAGTGAGGACCTCTGCTTCTGTCAGTCTCTATAACCACACACCCACTGTGGATGAGGAGCTGGCATACAGCTGTTAAGTAATGTTAATCTATTCAGTCCTTCTAATCTTAGTAGACATAGATGGACAGTAGGGACATGTCCCTACCAATGCTAAGCTGTTGCATAATTGTCTCTACCAGTATTTTTACCCATCCCAAACTCTCTGGCCATTTTGCCTCCCCTCCAGAGAAATTAGGAATGAAGCGTTCTGTATTTTTTATCTGATGCTGAACTGTATCTCCAACAGGAAGCGCAAGGGGAATAAAATATGTCGCCCTGATCAGCGGTGGAAATCAGCAGTGCCAGTCTCTAATACGAGCTGTAGGTTTCTGAAAGTACACCTCTTTAAATTGTGTTTAATGACCACCACCAGAGGGTCTTCACtttagtttgtattttttgtctTGACAGACCCGATCatctttttgctgctgtttttttctgtgtctgcacaGTGCTTTCCAGTTACAGCAGGTCAGGGCACACCTTCTCTTCTTTACATTActtttgtgaggaaaaaaaagtttttatgcCAGAAATTTAATAGAAATGTTGTTTGTTACAGATGGAAACAAATATGTGGACACCTTTTTCTGCAAAAATCCAGGATGTGCAGCTAACGTGACTACGATCTTTTGCAACGAGGACCCGGTGCCCATTTCCAGTATCATTAAGAATTGCACAGGCCGACCACAACCCATGGTTGTCTGTCAGCATGGTGGTCGGGCATTTGCTTCCACCCAAGCTGGTGTCTGTGAATTCGAAGGGACCGCAGGTTTTATTGAGACTGAAAAATGCAAAGgtatttacttttactttctgAAGCCCTTTATATACTACATAATGTAGTTTTCTTGCCATGATTCATACACTTCTTGAAACTGAAATTACCAATTTATgatcattttatatatatatatatatatatacatatatacacatatattttttaaaaatgtgttatcGTGCCAACAATTACATTTATTCTTATTTAAATGTGACCATTCAATAAGAGGGTTTTACTGACTGAAACAGAGCAAAGACTTCAGGCTTATTCTTTTAATCTGTCTTCTCATTTTGTGCTGCTGTCGTCCACTCTGCTTTTGCTTCTTCGACTTTTGCATATCAGGACTCATCAGTTACAGTGGATGCTGTTTGAAAATCATTTCTTGTTGTCAAACTCTCTGGTGTAACCTTTTGCTGATTTTTAATCTGTGTGCTATTCACACAAagcaatacaaaacaaaacaaaacacccgTAATGCCAAGTCAGACCCTGGATTTATATTTCTTCTCTTTGAAAATTTTCTATTCAAATAAATTAGAATTTTACACCCAGCATATTTTcttgagtaaaaacaaaatagttgAAATTGTCTTTCTGATAACACTTGATAACACTTCTTTTGTTGTCTCAACTAGAAAACACCAGCATATGTGCTTTTAGCAGTGGTAAGCTTTTCCTGCAGATACACACTTTAAGTCATTGTTGCTCGCTGTTTTGATTCACCATTGACTAGAgttttccctctgtcctccagatACCACATCATCAGAACCTGGATGGACTGTTGATATAACTGTTGGTAGGTTCTGAATACCAATAAATCTTGTATTTTGTCTGCATACATCTTGTATCTTTTCCCTCTGGATAAGCAACTGTCAAAAGCGTTCTTTGGTAactctttctctcacctcttTTAACTCACTTCATTCCATTAAGTGTTATTTGTTAAATTTTAGAAGGCATGTCTCTTTGCTACAAGTGCGACTTGCTTGTaccctgtctctttgtcttgcTTTCGCTCAGGgctcaaatgtttgtctttcaaAGGCTGACAAACAGGTGAGATCAAATTTTTTATGATGTGGTGTATTTACTGTGTAGTTATACAGTCTTCTTTAATGTACATCTCTTGATTCTACAGGTTCAGTTATAGGAGTGTTAGTAGTAGGAGGAGCCAGCCTGGTTGTACTTGCCTTTAAATGCGTACAAAGCAAAAGAAGAAATCGACAAAGTGCAAGGTAAttgaaatgtattattattaacaaGGTTTCTTTATTCATAGCTGTTGTGATATCAGATAACCAACATGTCCTTGTATTTATTATGAACTAGCTGCCCTGACCCTGCTGTGGCTATACCCCTAACAGAGCAAAGCTCTGGAAACACCAGTGAGAGGTTAGTGAACATTAAATATGAGTCATATAGCCCATAGTATGTGCACATGTCGATGGAAATATACTCATTCTGAAATgacttttttacatttctagAAATTGCTCTTGTGCTCCTGGATTGGATGGTGCCGGGCCCCCTCTCCAATGTAACACAGCCTGAACTTCggcagctttgttttttctcaatgttttaaaaataaatgtttttttttttttttacacaagcctCCACTGTGACTTACTgtgtattattatattattattacattgcACTCATTCAGCAAAGGAACAAAGATAGGAATTTAAAAATCTAAAGGATTTCTGAGATACTCATACAGGTGGGAGAGATAACACGGATATTACTGTCATACCAATTTTAGGTAACGAAACAGATCAATCTTGAGCTGTTGCTTAACAGGCTGAAGTTTTGTGTAGCCTCATGAGTTTGGACGTCCACCCCTGCTCAGGCCTGCAGAGGTCGTAGTCGTGTCGCCTTTCAATGTTGCACTCGGTGGTGCACTGAATGGCATGGGTATATGGAAAGAGGCAGGGCAGGGACATAAAGACTCACGGGGCTTCTTGCTGCTCTCAGTAGAGGAGGTAGTCTTTATTAGTAGTCGACAGTCCGCCTGTGGTGGAAATAAATACTGCCAATATTATTCTCAGCCGTATTATGTTTATCGTTTGCGGATTTTCTGCTTGAGGAGACAGCTGTGAGGACTGCAGCAGCCGCTCTGAGGAAAATCTTATTTCTACACGACTCCTCGGAAGAAGACGATTGTGTGGTAAGGTTACTGTGAGTTTGATGCATCATGCGAAACACTGTCTTTTAAAGATTTACAACACTGACACTTAGACGAATAGCTCCCGTGTTCGTGACATGCTCGTGTGGCGAAGTGTCACTTCTCTGGTCGTTGTCGACCAGGTGGAAAATAGCAGGTGTGCGCTTAAACTGAGGCAAGTCATCCAGCTGTTCAGTTTCTGGTCCGATAAAAAAGGTGTCATTCTGTGAAAATAACTCACCTGATCTTACCACAGAGGCTGGATTTCTCTACCAAGCCTCCTCCACCTCAAaatatgtttcttttcttttcttttttttttttttaatgattggATGAAGGGTAGAAGGTCAGATTGTTGGGGCATAAagtaatgtttttcttcttataCTGTAAATTTCCTGAAAATTGAAGTAAAAGAGATTaaatgtggtggtggtggtaacGGTGGAGGTTGTGGCTCATTTGAACTTCATACTTGAACTGTAATTTCAATTCTTGCTGCTTTTATGATGTTGAGATAAAGCCTGTTGTACAACCAGTCTGAGCCACACTGTAGCTGTTTAACAGCCAttagtgtttgttgtttgctgtatcaacatttactttttgctgctgttgctgctaatTAATagggatttttgtttgtttgtttgtttatgtaacTGCAAACCTGTCTTGCACATTTAGTGTGAAAGTGAAAGTCTGTTGAGTTTGATGGGAAATGAGGGTGACAAGTTGAAGGTTGTGTAACACATTAAGGGGCAGAGCAAGTAAGTCACTTACAACGATAATTGTGGTAATCTGACCTTAAactccttgtgtgtttgtgtgtagaaaATGTTTAAGACCCCTTCCTGTCTAGATATTGCCATTAAATTGGCTCAGTTTAACCTTTTGGAAGCCAAGTTATTGAGAAACTTAAATGCATGAGCGCAGTCATACAGCTGCTAAATCCCCTTAGCACAATGTGCTGCAGGCCAGGTGACACATTTTCTGTATATTAACAGGGTACACTATTAGAAGTCGCACTCAGCCAGCCTTTCATTTGCTGGCCTGAGTCTCAGTATCTGTCACATTATCACTGCTCTTTGCAGTGAACTGTTACATTTCTCCTCCTGATACTTGGCAGCCAGTCTCTTCACGATTCCTCCTCCCTGACCCATCCCACCGCCAAAAGCTTCGCGGGGCTGTGACTGTGAAATAGCTTCATCAAtccaaagagaaaaagagataacTGGTTATGTTTTTATGCTATCCTGGGAGGCTGAGAGCTGCCCAGTGAGCCGGGAAGAGCTGGTTTAGATAGCAGTGTCGAGTGAATGATCTGGAATCACTGGTAATTATTCAGTGGCAGTTCAGCTGTTGAGTTTATATGAACTTATTTTAACACTGCGATTTATGTGCTTTTTCTGTTAAGTGTTATACAACTATGTTTGGAGAAATTGAATAATCATGCAAATCTGACTGGTTTCAAGCCAGACTGCAGGACAAGGGAAAGGTGTTACACAGGAATATGAGCCTGTGGTTTCCTTAATGaacttcctgtctcctcctcatTTGACTGGGAGGCAGGGGAATTGGTCCAGCTTGGGCCATGTTGGTCAGTTTGCCGCAGAGGATGTTTGAAAGGGAAAATGGCTCATGCAAATCCCCTGCTCTCTCTTTGGGAATAGCACCTGAGCTCTTATGCTGTGCTGCACGCTACCCTTGCACTGATATGTTGCTTGTCAGAGTGAGCAGCATCTGCACATTATGTAATATTTTCCATCTGAGTAGCAGCAGAAGTGCCACAGCACTGCACAGCCAAAACCTTGTCAAGAcaaatcatatttattttgtgacCCTCCGCTCTTTCCCCTGCTTGGACTTTTACTGTGGTGCACATTCTTTCTTAAATCACTGATTAAATTGTGAATTGTAGACTGTAGCCGTGATCGATAACACTGATTCAAAGCAGAAGGCcatgtttttaaatcaattttagTGTACCTTTTTCTTACTGTATAAGCTTACTGTGAAGAGGTAGCTCAACAATTAAGGGCTGTGGGGTTTTTAGTGCCGTCTTGTGATTTTGGGTCAAAGAGCACTCTGTGTACTGTGCTCGTACTGTACCATGGAATCACAGTAGTGATAGGACCAAAATAACAAGCATATGAGGCTTATTAAGACAGTTACATAAGTCAATGCCCTGAACAGTAGTtcagctctctctgtctaattCCTGATAATGGTCTGACTGACCCATGTGTCTCATGTGCCCACACAGGGGTGCGGCCCCATGTTGGGTTCTGGTTAAATTGAAGATaataatctgttttttgttttttttttttgtttttttaaatgcctcACTGTGTTGTGATAATGAAATCCGACAcctcataatgtgtgtgtgtgtgacctcccTTCTTACTACACCCACTCAGAGGATCCTCTCTCACTCCCGTCTACAGTTATACTCTGGGCCGAAGTGTTAATGAAGCGCTACGTCCCAGCTGCAAAGCATGATAagactgtttggtttttttttccagcatgcgCTCTCAGGTAGTTCAGCACCAGGCcagccttttcttcttttttgtctcagttTAGTTGTAGCAACACTGAATCAGATCACTCGAATATCAGTGAATGGTTACACTGAGTGACAGTGCTTTTGAGATTAGAGTCAAATTCGAGATGTTTGTAGGATGATTCCATTCAGATTGAAAATggtatataaaaacaaaatgtccgTTACATTTGTGCAGTTTCTAATTAACGAGTGTTGtatgttttgctgtttccagatacactttttttttccgtgaCCAGCTGTGTGAATCAGAGCACTGCTGATTAAGAAGGTGGTTCATATCATTAATCCCAGACAGGTCAGTGGTCAGTTTGACCCACATACTCTTTTGAGCTGATGAGGTTTAGCCTCCACACCTCTGTTCAGCCGTGTTGCACTTCTACCTATGCACcggctgctctctctctctttctctgttgtctctttCATTGTGCTCATTCGTCGGCCAGGATGCAGTCACGTCAGCACATACCACATACTGCTGATAGCCGCCAGGACTCAGTCAGGACTTTATAATTAGCTGTCATTATATTATCAGTACTGCGATCAATGTTCACCCTAGACAATATAAAATCTGATAGAACTCAAAATCTGGAGTCCCCCACATTGTTTAGCACAGCAcgtaaagtgtgtgtgagttgaaACAAGTACAATAATCATCTCCTTAACTTAAAGCTGCTCCCTtaatcctctgtgtgtgtgatttgtttatATGATTCAGAGAACAAGTACTATGCAGTAGGCTGAAGTAACCTCAAGTTTATGTAAAACAATGCTGGCAAAAATGTCGTTTGCTgccaataaaaaacaataaataacacatGAAATAGGCGTGATAAAATGAGTTAATATGCGTTCTCTTAAGGTTAGTTCCCTGAAATGGGAAGTTCAGGCTTCATGGGCAGACCACAGCTGTCCTCcctgtaaaaatgttttgatggcAAAGATCTATGAATATTTTTtgaaggtgaaaaaaagtcaaaataatgaTTAAGGGGGCGCTCCACCAATTTTACCCATGAAGCTCATTCATTTAGTCATGGGTAGTACTAACTGAACCCTGTTGTATTAAGTCTTCTTTGGCTTTTGACCTCTTTTCTTAAGTCTTCAGAAAAAATCTCAGCCTTGAGGGACTAatgcttcttttgttttcttccaatattggattttatttagtTGTAAATGTCAGTAACAGTGGCTTTTCAGACTTCTGCAGTTCTTTTGCACCAAGGCAGTGATATTGATATATGGAGCTTGACCCCTTTTAGGCACTAAAAGCCACGATATCTCAGCAGCTATGGCACAGACATTGAGGaccttcttttattttgtcacaACAATCCACATTCACAGCACCTTATGTAATCTTTACGTGACCTGAGACATATTCAACTGTCAAAGTTGTTTTTCTGCCACACTGACTTCTTAAATTCACATTCGTAAAGAGATATGATGTTAATCTTGGGAACACATTCTACTAACATCAGTGTCAGGGTCTGTTTAAAAATGCCCCTTGTTTACTTTGCAGCATCTGAATCTGTATGTAGAATTTTCCCAGTATTATCACTTTGATCTTAATGACCTCCAGAAGGGAGTTCCCCCCTCCTTTGCCCTGCAGCACGTCAGCACCAGCTTTTCagagggtgaaaaaaatttCCCAAAGGAGGCCTGCGGTGTCGATTGGCTCATAATTGTTCTCCTCTGTACAGTGATTGGTTGGTTGGAGGCTGCTGGCAGAGCGATAGGTTGGCAGCCTCGCAGGAATTCAGATTATTTGGAGGTtgtgatgtttgttgttgttgcttgttgttgttttggccCTGCTGAGAGTCCCCCATGTCCCTCTCCCACTTTCCTGCCCTGGTAATGATGAGGTTTGCAGAGGCCCACTCAGGGGACCCTTGGGTGCAAGAGAGTAGGAGGGAGAgatgacaaaatgaaagcaTAAGACAGAAAGACATGGAGGG
This genomic window contains:
- the LOC121184871 gene encoding uncharacterized protein LOC121184871, which translates into the protein MQTMNLSLDLNLDLEHVLFRNPFQGLQLLSRKRKGNKICRPDQRWKSAVPVSNTSYPIIFLLLFFSVSAQCFPVTADGNKYVDTFFCKNPGCAANVTTIFCNEDPVPISSIIKNCTGRPQPMVVCQHGGRAFASTQAGVCEFEGTAGFIETEKCKENTSICAFSSDTTSSEPGWTVDITVGSVIGVLVVGGASLVVLAFKCVQSKRRNRQSASCPDPAVAIPLTEQSSGNTSERNCSCAPGLDGAGPPLQCNTA